A genomic window from Elaeis guineensis isolate ETL-2024a chromosome 3, EG11, whole genome shotgun sequence includes:
- the LOC105042340 gene encoding putative disease resistance protein RGA3: MVLQSSSKIMAEFAVTAASPVVKMVVEKLASGLWKELGLARSVSTDIEKLQSKLSKIQDVLDDMERKPISKPLQGTLRKLRDVALDAEDAVEEFETEVLRRRMEGRDHMTEKVRDFISSNNPIAFRCKMARKIKEIRDRIDEIVKDNEDLDSMVKSDSDSIKNKSDSDRPVDRETTSLVIEPKIYGRDEDEKQVMEFLVDRDNDKNISILTIVGLGGIGKTTLAQFVYNNERIKEQFELRMWVCVGEPFDVKMVLRAMIEQLKGEQSIFSNLQTMSTFLDEKLRTKRFLLVLDDLWNDKESEWERLKPLFIHAKSGSKIIVTTRVETIASGASTIGTVSVHQLQGLQDEDCWSLFKQRAFRSETEEDNPELMEIGREIIKKCGGLPLAEKALGSLMSSKRGKVEWLAIKNNEIWISKLSEDVVPVLKLSYDHLPSHLKRCFTYCSMFPKDHEFEIKRLIQLWMAEGLIDMSDISLNAEDIGSQYFNDLLWRSFFQDVEMDEYKNPVTCKMHDLVHDLACLITKDEALVPKGDTKSISHGCRYLSVTSTYGPPIDLKRIYEAKKLRSLICFGAPYGHIVDMGEFILNVTKTFSQLRELDLRWCRIQNLSDRISILKHLRFLDLSYTQTVTLPPSITTLYNSQTLNLQGCSELRELLEGISNLCNLRYLDISWCTMITTLPTSITKLSKLQTLELQFCDNLQELPEDIGNLGKLRHLNINECYSWAYTPRGLGRLSNLEILPMFIVAQENGRTIVELQHLNSIRDRLQIKNLHHVKDPNEAIQAKLWAKTRLNYLSLEWNKVGDEEHEPSSTEVEVAEGVFERLQPHHNLKELGIYSYIGTRLPNWMPSSITNLVGLTTGDLKRCEHLPLGPWPSLKYLYLYKVHAVRRIGEEFYEDGGGIAFPSLENLTLEDMPNLEKWHTESCPRLTKLRIKSCPKLAMQPCIPCSVETLEISSSNEMLLSARSLAGLSKLKYLYIDSCGISSSSGSWDELEYLTALDELRIGGCDELTCLPENIMYQPSLHIPCSVETLRITSSNEMVLSAGSLAGLPKLRYLYIYSCRISSSSGWWNGLQYLTALEYLRIEECDKLTYLPEDIMYLPSLQTLDLWGNRNLRSLEGGGRKQQQPTPFFTTLQYLNIQEAGRLTSLPEWVRGLTSLQGLRIVDCCNLATLPNNLQYLTALQYMNISNLPQLTMLPKSLQHLTAFQTLVISDLPRVTMLPDGLRYLTALQTLVISKLPQLTMLPDGIRYLTALQSLEIQDCPQLVRRCKRETGEDWHKIAHIQEIIIKQEEEDGEEMNEKCTFAAKFLGQLGFARCMGHS; this comes from the coding sequence ATGGTTCTCCAATCATCCTCTAAAATCATGGCTGAATTTGCAGTAACAGCTGCCAGTCCTGTTGTCAAAATGGTGGTGGAGAAGTTGGCCTCCGGGCTATGGAAGGAGTTGGGACTTGCGAGGAGTGTTTCCACCGACATAGAGAAGCTGCAGAGCAAGTTATCAAAGATTCAGGACGTGCTCGATGATATGGAGAGGAAACCCATCAGCAAACCTCTACAAGGTACGTTGAGGAAGCTCAGAGATGTGGCTCTCGATGCGGAAGATGCGGTGGAAGAGTTCGAAACTGAAGTGCTGCGGCGAAGAATGGAGGGACGCGACCACATGACTGAAAAGGTGCGTGACTTTATTTCCTCAAACAATCCAATCGCATTTCGATGCAAGATGGCTCGCAAGATTAAAGAGATTAGAGATAGAATTGATGAGATCGTAAAGGATAACGAGGATCTTGATTCGATGGTGAAATCCGACTCAGAttccatcaaaaataaatctgacTCGGATAGGCCTGTGGACCGTGAGACCACCTCATTGGTGATCGAACCAAAAATTTATGGACGAGATGAAGATGAAAAACAGGTCATGGAGTTCTTAGTTGACAGagataatgacaaaaatatctccaTCCTTACAATAGTTGGCCTTGGTGGAATTGGAAAGACAACCCTTGCTCAATTTGTCTACAACAATGAGAGGATTAAGGAGCAATTTGAGCTTCGAATGTGGGTGTGTGTGGGTGAACCTTTTGACGTGAAAATGGTCTTGCGGGCAATGATTGAACAACTTAAAGGGGAGCAGAGCATTTTCTCAAACTTGCAAACCATGTCAACTTTCTTGGATGAAAAATTGAGAACAAAAAGATTTCTTTTGGTTTTAGATGATTTATGGAATGATAAGGAATCGGAGTGGGAAAGACTAAAACCTTTGTTCATACATGCCAAATCAGGAAGCAAGATCATAGTAACAACACGCGTTGAAACTATTGCTTCTGGTGCATCCACAATTGGAACCGTCTCAGTACATCAATTGCAAGGGTTGCAGGATGAGGATTGTTGGAGTCTGTTCAAGCAACGGGCATTTAGGTCTGAGACGGAAGAAGATAACCCAGAATTGATGGAAATCGGACGGGAGATCATTAAAAAGTGTGGAGGTTTGCCTTTAGCAGAAAAAGCTCTTGGAAGTCTGATGAGCTCTAAAAGAGGGAAAGTCGAGTGGCTAGCGATCAAAAACAATGAGATTTGGATATCAAAGTTATCTGAAGATGTTGTCCCTGTCCTAAAGTTGAGTTATGATCATTTACCCTCTCACTTGAAACGATGTTTTACATATTGTTCCATGTTCCCAAAAGATCatgaatttgaaataaaaagatTGATTCAATTATGGATGGCTGAAGGACTCATCGATATGTCAGATATTTCTCTAAATGCGGAGGACATTGGCAGCCAATACTTCAATGATTTGTTGTGGAGGTCATTCTTTCAAGATGTTGAAATGGATGAGTACAAAAATCCAGTGACTTGTAAGATGCATGATTTAGTCCATGATCTTGCATGTTTAATCACAAAGGACGAAGCTTTAGTCCCGAAGGGGGATACAAAGAGCATTTCACATGGATGTCGTTATCTATCAGTAACATCTACTTATGGGCCACCAATTGATTTAAAGAGAATTTATGaagcaaaaaaattgagatcgCTTATTTGTTTCGGGGCACCATATGGTCATATTGTTGATATGGGTGAATTTATCCTCAATGTAACAAAAACTTTCAGCCAGTTACGTGAATTGGACTTGCGTTGGTGTAGAATTCAGAATTTGTCTGATAGAATAAGCATATTAAAGCATCTACGGTTCCTTGACCTATCATATACTCAGACTGTGACATTACCTCCCTCAATCACCACACTTTACAATTCGCAGACATTGAACCTCCAAGGATGCAGCGAACTACGCGAGCTGCTTGAAGGCATAAGTAACCTATGCAACCTTAGATATTTGGATATATCATGGTGTACTATGATTACAACGTTACCTACCTCAATCACCAAACTCAGCAAATTGCAGACATTGGAGCTCCAATTTTGCGACAATCTACAAGAATTGCCTGAAGATATCGGTAATCTAGGCAAACTCAGGCACCTAAATATAAATGAATGCTACAGTTGGGCTTACACACCTCGTGGCTTGGGTCGGTTGAGTAACCTTGAGATATTGCCGATGTTCATTGTTGCTCAAGAGAATGGGCGTACCATCGTGGAGCTGCAACATCTGAACTCTATTCGAGATAGGTTGCAAATTAAAAATCTGCATCATGTGAAAGATCCAAATGAAGCCATTCAAGCAAAGCTGTGGGCAAAGACAAGATTGAATTACTTGAGTCTTGAATGGAACAAAGTTGGGGATGAGGAACACGAACCATCATCTACAGAAGTGGAAGTGGCAGAGGGTGTATTTGAAAGGCTCCAACCTCACCATAATCTGAAGGAGTTGGGAATCTATTCTTATATAGGCACCAGATTACCCAATTGGATGCCATCTTCTATCACAAATCTAGTTGGGCTTACAACTGGGGATCTCAAGAGGTGTGAACATCTTCCACTGGGTCCATGGCCCTCATTAAAGTATCTGTATTTGTATAAAGTGCATGCCGTGAGGAGAATCGGAGAAGAGTTTTATGAGGATGGTGGCGGCATCGCATTCCCGTCACTAGAGAATTTGACTTTAGAAGACATGCCCAATTTGGAAAAATGGCATACAGAATCATGCCCTCGCCTTACCAAGTTGAGGATAAAATCATGCCCCAAATTAGCCATGCAGCCATGTATCCCATGTTCTGTGGAGACTCTTGAAATAAGCAGCAGCAATGAGATGCTGTTATCAGCACGGAGCCTTGCAGGGTTGTCCAAACTCAAATATCTATATATTGATAGCTGTGGAATATCATCATCATCTGGGTCGTGGGATGAGCTGGAATACCTCACCGCCCTTGATGAGCTACGAATTGGAGGATGTGATGAGCTGACTTGTTTGCCCGAGAATATTATGTACCAGCCCTCACTCCATATCCCATGCTCTGTGGAGACTCTTAGAATAACAAGCAGCAATGAGATGGTGTTATCAGCAGGGAGCCTTGCAGGGCTGCCCAAACTCAGATATCTGTATATTTATAGCTGTAGAATATCATCATCATCTGGGTGGTGGAATGGTCTACAATACCTCACCGCCCTTGAATATCTACGAATTGAAGAATGTGATAAGCTGACTTATTTGCCCGAGGATATTATGTACCTGCCCTCACTCCAAACCCTTGATTTATGGGGAAACAGAAATCTAAGGAGTCTAGAGGGAGGAGGAAGGAAGCAACAGCAGCCCACCCCCTTCTTCACTACCCTCCAATATTTAAATATACAAGAAGCCGGCAGGTTGACTTCTTTGCCAGAGTGGGTACGAGGCCTCACGTCACTCCAAGGTCTTCGAATTGTGGATTGTTGCAACCTAGCAACATTGCCAAATAACTTGCAATACCTCACCGCACTCCAATATATGAATATCTCCAATTTGCCCCAGTTGACAATGCTGCCAAAGAGCCTACAACACCTCACCGCATTCCAAACACTGGTTATCTCCGACTTACCCCGGGTAACAATGTTACCAGATGGCCTACGATACCTCACGGCACTCCAAACGTTGGTTATCTCCAAATTACCCCAGCTAACAATGTTACCAGATGGCATACGCTACCTCACCGCACTCCAATCCTTGGAGATTCAAGATTGTCCCCAGCTAGTGAGGCGATGCAAGAGGGAGACGGGGGAGGATTGGCACAAGATTGCTCACATCCAAGAAATCATCATCAAACaagaggaagaagatggagaagaaatgAATGAAAAATGTACCTTCGCTGCGAAATTTCTTGGTCAACTTGGATTTGCACGTTGCATGGGTCATAGCTGA